Within Spinacia oleracea cultivar Varoflay chromosome 4, BTI_SOV_V1, whole genome shotgun sequence, the genomic segment TACTGTTAGTATGTAGCCATATTTTATTATCAATGCCCTCTTTTAAGACATTACTAGACGAACCTTGAACTGAGATGAGGCATGGAAGCTTATCGCGACTGTCTTGGAGTTCCTATTCTTGTTCTTGAATGTGAGATATGTCAAGTTTTCTTGTATTATGAATTTGTTTGAATTCCCTAGAGTCCTGTCACCAGTAAATAATCATATTATCTGCCTTTCTTTATTCTTTAGAATGGGAGATATAAACAGCAAGAAAATTATTGTACCTTGTGCACAGGTGATCGTTGTCTAGTAGCCTTGGCTTCTGTGGCTGGTGAGCCGCAGAGGACGACGATGGCAATGGTGATGAGGGAAGCAACAACAACTAGAATGAAATGAAATTTATTgccttaaattttatttatttttaaagttaTTAGATTTTTAAAGTTATCGGATTAAAAGGTTATAAAAGGGGACTATTTTAGGGGCGATTAATAGTTGGTATTATTTTGGGAAGACCACTAGTGGTTCGGATTACTGTTAATTTACCCTTGATTTTAAAATATGTTCATCAttctttgtatatatatatttgacatattaaattttcttttGCATATTATTGATGATTCAAGGGTAATTGTAAAATGTATATCAAGAGAACAACAAGTTATCTTGAAGCTAACCTATCATAGCaataggtttacttggtaattaGTTCGTATGTAGTCaggaagttgtttttatttagttttggacTATCTTGTAATGTTTCTagataatttatgattttagattaattgctatatatattatataaaaataaaaaaaaatattggaaaTTGTGACGCTCAAaagggtctaaattattttggagggaatgggGAGAACTCGCACGAAAGCAAAGGATAGGGACTTTAATAAGACTCTATATATTACGTTTGCGAAAAGCATCGCTATATGCTGAATAATGGCGGAGAAATGCGTCTATAAGCGtgcaaatagtgacgcttttATGCATCTAAATATTGCGACTAAATAATGAGCCTATATATCCCCAGTAGTGGCTGCAAAATGCATCGATAATtgtgcaaattgtgacgctctaaaGCGTCGCAATACAACGGCTATGAAAAATTTGACCCTCTGTAGGAGCGTCTCTATATATAATAACGACACTTTGTTGCGTCGCAATTTGACCAAAAAATCTAGCGTCACAAATTGTCGTGTTTTATTGCAGTGCTTGTCTATACGTCATTTTATGATTTCAATTGTGTCAAATTTTGACTGTGGCTTTTGAATGTGAAGTTATTTTGATTAATTCGGAGAAGCATGATCGACTATATATAGCTAGTTCTAGGATTGCTTTAGCTTGTTTGTACTCATGTTTGTTGATTACATGTGTTCATATGTTTTTGGTCATGACCTGTTCCATAATAACCCTATGATGACTAATCATTGCACTTGCTTTGTTGGTGAGTAGTATTTTTGAAACAAAATTTCGATCTAGAGGTAGTTTGCAAGCGAAGTAGAGTCAGCATTTCAGGATTGGGATGTTGGGAGCATTTTATACTTGCATATTTTGTTAAACTCTATTTCAACAAATATCTAGACAATGTTTTATGGTTTTATTAGTCAATGAATTATTTAAGTTGGATCTTGATTTTGTCCTTAAAGGAGGTCATTAactattgaattttatttttaaaggtTAGTTAGTAATTCTGCTGCGTTATTCTAGTACTTAGCCTTAAATGCTATCACCGTGGTTGTAATGCTTTGGCAATTccttttatttattcaaaaaaaacaattttaaaaaaataagtaattattagggtgttattAGTGGTGATTCCAGCGCAAATTCGAACCAAACATGCCACCAGCTCTGCCGTTATCTTTTCTAATGTGTTGTAGTCTTTTTAGTTATGCTTAATTGaactttaacaaaaaaaaaatatacaattgCGAATTTTTGTACCAAAGTATTGAGTTGATAATTTGGTCTTCTTAAAAGTAAAAAGCGTTATAAtttatattacggagtattttgtACGGAGTAATATACTTTATAAATTGGAATTAGAAAAATAGGGATTTATGAAACTAAAGATAAAGAGGCAGTTTTTCGATCTATAAAAGTGTAGTACTCCGTACAAACATAGAAAAAAAGTAATTGGGCAAGTGAAGTGGGACATCCTGAAATTAGTTACATTCATAACAAGGGAGAAATAACCCTTCTCGGAAGGCTCCTGTTGAGAGTTGAGCCCCTAAAATTGAAGGGACATTGACATTACTATTACATCCTGAAGCATTAGCTAGCTAATACTACGTaataaaattaacaataaaTAAAGTTCCAGTGAATAAAAAAGGATCTGAAATGTATGGATCTTGTTCGTGAATTAATTACGGTAGATATTTCTTCTTCAAAAACATATCAGCGGTATGGCCACAAGCAAGAGCATCAGTAGGAATTCCCTTAACTTTATCTACGGCTAAAGACAAAACCACACCCATACCCATATGTAAGTGAGGTTCAATATGGCAATGAAATGGCCAAGCCCCGGGATTATCCGCCACGAACCGCAAAGCAGTCCAACCGTACGGGAATATTACCACCGTGTTTCGCAGTGGCGGGTTCTTCAAGTTGAAGTTAGCCTCATCTCCCTTTGTAAACTTCCCTTCACCATAACCCAACACCCAAAAATCATGCCCATGCAAATGCCAAGGATGAATTTCACTCGTATTTGCCGCTAATGCGTTAGCATTTTGCAAAATTATATCAACGGTAGTGTTGTAATCAATCTTATAGACCCCGTTACCCGTGTTACTATTAGGGTTAGCTGGTGGACTCATTATATCATACGACGCAGGGAAATCCTCAGGTGGGCTGCTTTGATCAAAAACGTTCTTTAACCCGAACTTGACCGACCCCAAATACGGGGTTGGTGGGAAAACAAAGGAAACATTATTGATGGACCATTTTATGTAGCCATCAATCCTGTTCTGAGTGTTGAGGAAGAGGAGACGACGGTCGTACGAGGCCGGTGGTGTAGGGGATCCCATTAGGGAAAATATGCTCTTAGTGAAGGATTTACTGTGGTTATAATCATTCCATGCAGGTGTAATTGGGGGTGAAATTGATGGGAGTTTTGAAGACGGAATTTTCTTGTAATTAAGTATTGTTAATGCTGGTGGTGTCTTAGGTTGACGCCCTCTTACACCAACTGAAATCCAATAATTTTGATTGGGATTTTGATCTGTTTTTATCACTACTGAGTAGCTTTCTCCTGAGTAAATGTCTAGGTCTTCTACTGCAAATGGTTGTACGTAGTTTCCATCTGCTTCCACTACAATCATCTTATGCTTCTGTAAATTTAACACAATCAACAAAtacatattatattattttaaaatatatgaaattattaataatgcgttacaacaaaaaacaaaaatgagtTAAATCTAACGTAACAGTATCGTCCAAATGTGATGAATGGTGTAGAAATGGAAATCCAAAATAGTTTTATGCATGTGAATTTTGATTACTAAGATTCTCGTAGCCATCTATATATGTCAGGTTGTGTCTGACCACTTCTAATTTTCTACCAACTCAATCAAACATAATCCATCGAATTATCACATTTCAATATTTTCATTATAAATTCAACTCTGTTTCATGATAGGTTGATAATTAAGGCACTATGAACAACAGTTCAGCCGCCTTAACTCTCCATTTTAATCGACCCTACCTATCATCATGCATTATACATTTATATACACTAAAACCACGTGTATACAAGATAAAGTAGTATTTAACGACGATCCCTTTCGTAAAAGATCAAACACCCGGCCCGTTCTTGAAATTAAAGGATATAGTAGTTGGCTAGTCCCGTCACAAATATTATGTCGCTTATTTAGTCATTGTTAGTGGTGTGTAATTAATTAGCTTGTGTTTTTAGTGTCATAAGTCAAGGAATTTGTATAATTAATCGTGTCAACAATAACTTCCTATTTGGCTCAATTATTCTTACTTATTTTATCCGAAGATAAGATAAACTTATACCAATGCAAAtgagtttttttgttttaataaattgtTTGTTATGGACTTTTTTACTACTTTCAAAATACATCATTTTGTATTAATTGCATATGAAACTTTTATTGTTATTTACACTCCATACTTAAGTGCAACTAGCTTAAGTGCATGCTCCATATTTAAGTGCATCTAGCTAGTACCTAAGCTATTATGGAGTATGCAATTAAGCTAGTACCTTATAGagtgtttttattttaaaaacaccGCTATTTTAcgattttctcattttaaaattaatatatCTCTTTTATTTCgtatatttacaaattaaaaaGTACTCGCAGAGTTTTACGTAGTATATGAAGTAAAACAGAGAATGCTGTTTGAATATATACTTACCCCGATTGCAATGTTAAGGGAAGCAAGAGCGGTTGTACTTGCGAGTCTAAGTCTATAAGTCTTGTTTGGAAGCACACGAAGAACTTGTGGTGCACATTGCTCATTTCCTTTGAATTTGCATTGCGTTGATGACGAGTTACCAAAATTTGGCAGTAGGGAACAATTGTATTGCCCTCTTCCATTCATCAGAAGAGTCTAATTACATTGAAACAAACCAatacacaaaaaaaaatatcaaaaggtAAATTTGGATAGTAAAAAATGTAAAGATTTGTAATATTTGCGCATGAAATAAGTACGAAATATATGTTATATCCAGGTGCACCTAGAGCAAGGTGTATGCAATAAATTACTATCTTTGGTCAGATTATAAGCATTGATTAAACATTTTGGAGTGGACTTTACTAGGTGCATGTCATGTGGCATCTCACGAGAAATGGGTAATTAAATGACACGTGAGTTACCAAATTACAAAATTGTTTAAGAGGTCAACCGGTCAATAAAGGTGAAACAACAGTGTATGAAATCTTTATTATATTACTCCGTAAAAATGGAATCTTAAATGCGCGTGTAATCATGGTCTAAGCAGAATTAGAATCAGAATTGGTTTAGATTATATAAAGAGGTCCTTTTAATTTAGTGATTTTGCTTTGCATAAAATATAGGTGAATATAGGTGATTATATTCTCTGCACTCTGCAGCATTATTACCTGAGGTTCACCAATCCATCGTAGTGGCTTGGAATGCAGGCCAACTTCTTGCTCATGTACACTTTGGTGCCACCAATCACTAAATAACAAATTGAATTCCCCATCGTAATGAAATGGCTCGTGTTCTCCTTCTGGTACATCTACTATTAGTGATCCATATAATCCTGCTGATCGTTGCATACCATAGTGTCCGTGGTAAAAATACGTTCCCGCCTACATTAATTCAAATACACTTGTTATATGCATCGTCATCAATTTATAAAATCGCGTAAGGTAGAACTTATTATTTCAATCATGATTTCAGATTTCTTAGGATGTATACACAAgttataattataaattattatttttagcaCAAATGCATGATACTTTGTCCTCTAATATATTGTCTTTACACATCACGGATAGAAATTTCTAAATGTGGATTTCCTGCTATGACAAGTTCTGCTTTAAATTAATCTATTCTTGAGATACAAGTCAAATAAATTAGGTTGTTTGCGTATACAGATAAAGGGATGCTTTAGCTCTCAACCATGTAATTATGATGGAGTAGGTATATACACCTTTTACCTTAAGAATGAGAACA encodes:
- the LOC110774889 gene encoding L-ascorbate oxidase, translated to MSTFSCSLAKSRPRMVLFLTLWCSVTLSMMVGWSEAKARHLKWDVEYMYWSPDCEERVVMGINGQFPGPTIRAHVGDIIHVDLTNKLGTEGVVIHWHGIRQLGTPWADGTASISQCPINPGQTFTYRFVVDKAGTYFYHGHYGMQRSAGLYGSLIVDVPEGEHEPFHYDGEFNLLFSDWWHQSVHEQEVGLHSKPLRWIGEPQTLLMNGRGQYNCSLLPNFGNSSSTQCKFKGNEQCAPQVLRVLPNKTYRLRLASTTALASLNIAIGKHKMIVVEADGNYVQPFAVEDLDIYSGESYSVVIKTDQNPNQNYWISVGVRGRQPKTPPALTILNYKKIPSSKLPSISPPITPAWNDYNHSKSFTKSIFSLMGSPTPPASYDRRLLFLNTQNRIDGYIKWSINNVSFVFPPTPYLGSVKFGLKNVFDQSSPPEDFPASYDIMSPPANPNSNTGNGVYKIDYNTTVDIILQNANALAANTSEIHPWHLHGHDFWVLGYGEGKFTKGDEANFNLKNPPLRNTVVIFPYGWTALRFVADNPGAWPFHCHIEPHLHMGMGVVLSLAVDKVKGIPTDALACGHTADMFLKKKYLP